A window of Hymenobacter aerilatus contains these coding sequences:
- a CDS encoding pseudouridine synthase, giving the protein MRYLLLNKPYEVLTQFTDESGRATLKDFVAVPNIYPVGRLDYDSEGLVLLTDDKQLQHRLSEPRFKIPKTYWVQVEGEPTEEALEQLRRGVDIKSGFTTPAEAALLPEPPTLWERSKPVRFRANIPTSWVQITISQGMNRQVRKMTAAVGFPTLRLVRARLAGLDLLDLAPGQWRELTTTEVQTLKDLTAAQTAEAGTSRATDSRKKGEFWPGGVRPGTKPKNTAGGYKRGGFGGKQDARSNDKPKPSDKGSRGASRKPGTSRPASGGRNAGRK; this is encoded by the coding sequence ATGCGCTACCTGCTGCTCAACAAGCCCTACGAAGTCCTCACCCAATTTACCGACGAAAGCGGGCGGGCCACGCTCAAAGATTTCGTAGCGGTGCCCAACATCTACCCCGTAGGGCGGCTGGATTACGACTCGGAAGGACTGGTGCTGCTCACCGACGACAAGCAGCTGCAACACCGCTTGTCGGAGCCGCGCTTCAAAATCCCGAAAACGTATTGGGTGCAGGTAGAGGGCGAGCCGACGGAAGAAGCCCTGGAGCAGCTCCGCCGCGGCGTGGATATCAAATCAGGCTTCACTACCCCTGCTGAAGCAGCATTGCTACCCGAGCCCCCCACTCTCTGGGAGCGGAGTAAGCCGGTGCGGTTTCGGGCCAATATTCCGACTAGCTGGGTGCAAATCACGATTTCGCAGGGCATGAACCGACAGGTGCGCAAAATGACGGCCGCCGTGGGGTTCCCTACCCTCCGCCTGGTGCGCGCCCGGCTCGCCGGCCTCGATCTGTTGGACCTCGCACCCGGCCAGTGGCGCGAGCTGACCACCACCGAAGTACAAACCCTGAAAGACCTGACGGCCGCCCAAACCGCCGAGGCTGGCACCTCCCGCGCCACCGACAGCCGCAAAAAAGGTGAGTTTTGGCCCGGTGGCGTGCGCCCCGGCACCAAACCCAAGAACACAGCTGGCGGCTACAAGCGCGGCGGTTTCGGCGGCAAACAGGATGCTCGATCCAACGACAAACCCAAACCCTCCGACAAGGGCAGCCGCGGCGCCAGCCGGAAGCCCGGCACCAGCCGCCCGGCCAGCGGTGGCCGCAACGCCGGCCGAAAATAA
- a CDS encoding VWA domain-containing protein has product MLTTAYSPWFILLCLAVGAGYAALLYSARAPWSKPINYLLAGLRFVVVSFLCFLLLGPFVRSTTNTTEAPTLVLAMDNSQSVGLFTPAPVLQQARTGLTQLATTLRGRGFNVETRTLPPAPRPPATPDSVRFSAPATDLDALLTGVQDGYEGRNLAGVVLLSDGIVNQGRAPEYTTYKFPIYSVAVGDTVPKKDLSLPALNYNRVAFSGNKFPIEAEVAYDGFAGGTATVQLREGGRVLATNTVKLPAGQRRVKTTFLLTAPAPGKRRYEVVVQKQAGEFTLLNNSKFAYVDVVRGKLRVLLAAAAPHPDLKALRAAISSNDNYELVAYLPGITPLKAQDYDVAILHQLPSRLGVGQEVLNLVRQQRLPALYILGAQSDFAAFNQAGAGLTVQPRGQQTDDVTPATNPAFARFTFSQDDLQRFAAYPPAPVPFGEVQLGGGSEAALLQQVGRLRTTKPLLVFGGGTQTKAATLLTDGSWQWRLQEAVEHDDRPEAYDRLVVRTLQLLTQNANKKRLDVYPTQDDFTTRDDVTFGVETYNAIFERIYNQKITLTLTNEQNQPRTFTFSNSEDGAPLHLGPLPGGLYRYQARATLGGQPQQASGELLVQEQQLEALQSRADHNLLYQLSRQSGQRLYYPSQFAQLAQDIEKANYKPVIYSQEDLKELIDQKWLFFLLLTLVTAEWVIRKYSGSI; this is encoded by the coding sequence TTGCTGACTACCGCTTATTCTCCCTGGTTTATCTTGCTGTGCCTGGCCGTGGGCGCCGGCTATGCGGCCTTGCTTTACTCGGCGCGGGCGCCGTGGAGCAAGCCCATTAACTATCTGCTGGCCGGGCTGCGCTTTGTGGTGGTGAGCTTTCTGTGCTTTCTGCTGCTGGGGCCGTTTGTGCGCTCTACTACCAATACCACCGAGGCGCCTACCCTGGTGCTGGCTATGGATAACTCACAGTCGGTGGGGCTGTTTACGCCGGCGCCGGTGTTGCAGCAGGCGCGCACCGGCCTCACGCAGCTGGCCACCACCTTGCGCGGCCGCGGCTTCAACGTAGAAACCCGAACCCTACCCCCCGCCCCGCGGCCGCCTGCCACGCCCGATTCAGTGCGCTTCTCGGCCCCGGCCACCGACCTTGATGCGCTGCTCACGGGCGTGCAGGACGGCTATGAGGGTCGCAATCTGGCCGGCGTGGTGCTGCTCTCCGATGGCATCGTGAACCAGGGTAGGGCCCCGGAATACACCACGTATAAGTTCCCGATTTACAGCGTGGCCGTGGGCGACACCGTGCCCAAAAAGGATTTGAGCCTACCCGCGCTCAACTACAACCGCGTGGCCTTCAGCGGCAACAAGTTTCCGATTGAGGCCGAAGTGGCCTATGATGGCTTTGCGGGCGGCACGGCTACCGTGCAACTGCGCGAAGGCGGCCGCGTGCTGGCGACTAATACCGTGAAACTACCCGCAGGGCAGCGCCGCGTGAAAACCACCTTTCTGCTGACCGCCCCCGCGCCCGGCAAACGTCGCTATGAGGTAGTGGTGCAGAAGCAGGCCGGCGAATTTACCTTGCTCAACAACAGCAAGTTTGCCTATGTGGATGTAGTGCGCGGCAAGCTGCGCGTGCTGCTAGCCGCCGCCGCCCCCCACCCCGACCTGAAAGCCCTGCGCGCCGCCATCAGCAGCAACGACAACTACGAGCTGGTGGCCTACCTGCCCGGCATCACGCCCCTGAAGGCGCAGGACTACGACGTGGCCATCTTGCACCAACTGCCCAGTCGCTTAGGGGTAGGGCAGGAAGTGCTGAACCTGGTGCGCCAGCAGCGCCTGCCGGCTTTATATATTCTGGGCGCTCAGTCCGATTTTGCGGCGTTCAACCAGGCCGGCGCGGGCCTTACGGTGCAGCCCCGCGGCCAGCAGACCGACGACGTGACGCCTGCGACCAACCCGGCTTTTGCCCGCTTCACATTTTCGCAGGACGACTTGCAGCGCTTTGCTGCCTACCCCCCCGCGCCGGTACCCTTTGGGGAGGTGCAGTTGGGCGGGGGTAGCGAGGCTGCCTTATTGCAACAGGTAGGGCGCCTGCGCACCACCAAGCCGCTACTGGTGTTCGGCGGCGGGACGCAAACCAAAGCGGCTACCTTACTCACAGACGGCAGTTGGCAATGGCGCTTGCAAGAAGCCGTGGAGCACGATGACCGCCCCGAGGCCTACGACCGCCTAGTGGTGCGCACGCTCCAGCTGCTCACCCAAAACGCCAACAAGAAGCGCCTCGACGTGTACCCTACCCAGGACGACTTCACGACCCGCGACGATGTGACGTTTGGGGTAGAAACCTACAATGCTATTTTCGAGCGCATTTACAATCAGAAGATTACCCTCACGCTCACCAACGAGCAGAATCAGCCGCGCACGTTCACCTTCAGCAACAGCGAGGACGGTGCGCCGCTTCACCTTGGCCCCTTGCCCGGCGGGCTCTACCGCTACCAGGCCCGCGCCACCCTGGGCGGCCAGCCCCAGCAGGCCAGCGGCGAGCTGCTGGTGCAGGAGCAGCAGTTGGAAGCCCTCCAATCGCGCGCCGACCACAACCTGCTCTACCAGCTTAGCCGCCAGAGTGGGCAGCGCTTGTACTATCCCAGTCAGTTTGCCCAGCTTGCGCAGGATATCGAGAAGGCCAACTACAAGCCCGTCATCTACTCGCAAGAAGACCTCAAGGAGTTGATAGACCAGAAATGGTTGTTTTTCCTGTTGCTGACGCTCGTAACGGCCGAGTGGGTGATTCGGAAATATTCGGGCAGCATCTGA
- a CDS encoding winged helix-turn-helix domain-containing protein, whose protein sequence is MILLLLVQHRNGVVDRRTCLRRLWGDDNFFTARTMDVYVSRLRKHLRQDETLDILNIRGVGFKLIG, encoded by the coding sequence TTGATTCTCCTGCTATTGGTGCAGCACCGCAACGGCGTGGTGGACCGCCGCACCTGCCTCCGCCGCCTCTGGGGCGACGACAACTTCTTCACCGCCCGCACCATGGACGTGTACGTGTCGCGCTTGCGCAAGCACCTGCGGCAGGATGAGACGCTGGATATTTTGAATATCCGAGGGGTAGGGTTTAAGCTAATTGGGTAG
- a CDS encoding YiiX family permuted papain-like enzyme, producing MEAAPQLHNGDLIFQTSTSAQSRAIQLATHSPYSHCGILYRQGSEWRVYEAVQPVSDTPLNSWIARGAGNHFVVKRLRDAEQVLTPAVLRRLRAAGEQYRGKPYDLYFGWSDDRIYCSELLWKMYQQATGREIGQLQHLREFDLSHPAVQAKMKERYGSQLPLDELVISPVRMLESRELVTVIKR from the coding sequence ATGGAGGCCGCCCCACAACTCCACAACGGCGACCTGATTTTCCAGACATCCACCTCCGCTCAGAGCCGGGCTATTCAGTTGGCCACGCACTCACCTTATAGCCACTGCGGCATCCTCTACCGCCAGGGAAGCGAGTGGCGCGTGTATGAAGCTGTGCAGCCCGTGAGCGACACCCCCCTAAATAGTTGGATTGCACGCGGTGCCGGCAACCATTTTGTGGTGAAGCGTTTGCGTGACGCCGAACAGGTGCTTACGCCTGCCGTCTTACGCCGCCTCCGCGCTGCTGGCGAACAGTACCGTGGGAAGCCGTACGACCTCTACTTCGGCTGGTCCGACGACCGTATCTATTGCTCCGAGCTACTGTGGAAGATGTACCAACAGGCCACTGGCCGCGAAATAGGCCAACTACAACACCTGCGCGAGTTCGACCTGAGCCACCCCGCCGTGCAGGCCAAGATGAAGGAACGCTACGGCAGTCAATTGCCGCTGGATGAACTAGTTATTTCGCCTGTGCGGATGCTGGAGAGTAGAGAGTTGGTGACGGTGATAAAGCGGTAA